The Streptomyces sp. NBC_00335 DNA window CGGCCTCGTACTGGAACAGGAGCTGGTGGACGTTGACCTCCATGCGCCCCCAGGGAACCGGCAGGTAGAAGCTGAACTCGGGGACCCAGGCGGGGAGCCGTTCGCGGACCAGGGCGTACGTGTCCGCCGGGGAGGGCCTCCACTCGTCCTCCTTGAGCGGGACGTCGAGGACGACGGCGAGGTCGAAGTCGGAGTCGGTGCTGAACCGTGTGACGTTGTTGGGCGCGTCTGCAGAGGAGGAGAGGACGTAGAGCGCTTGGACCTCGGGCATGGACTGGAGGGTGTCGAGGAGGCCGGCGGCTGCGGCGCGGGCCTGCATTTTCAGGTCTTCCACGAGAACTCCCTTGTCAGATGATCGGGCGATCCATCACGGCGCGGAGCGCCGGGACGAGATCCGGAGCGACACCGCCGTGGGTGCGCTGGATGTGTGCGAGCGAAGGGCTGCTGTTCCCCTCGATGACCACCGGGCCCCCCGGAGTGACTGCGATGTCCCAGCCGATGAAGGGGACCTGCGGGAACAGGCGGGCGCAGCGGGCGGCCAGCTCGCGGACCTCGCCGATGTGGGAGACCTTGTGGCCGGCGAACGGCACGGTGCTGGCCTGGTGGCGCGTCTGGGCGTTGAGGTACCGGTCGTAGCCGTGGCGGTCCAGTGCCCCGTCGGAGTGCACCCGGATCTGCAAGCCGCCGTCGGCCGAGTTGTCCGTCGTGCTGTCGACGCCACCGAGCTTCAGCATCGTGTAGAGCACCTCGGCGGTGCCCTCGGTCAGCAGGGTGACGACCCGGAAGGTGTTGAGCGCGTACGGGTTCAGCACGTCCAGGTCGTGGTGCTGCGGTACGTGGTACTCGACCAGCCAGGTGCCCCACCGCTGCGCGTAGGCCACGAGATCGAAGGCGTCCTCGCCGGGCCGCACGATCACGACTCCGGAGCCGCCGCTGGAGTAGCGGGAGGGCTTGACCACCACGCGCCCAGAGCCGGAAGCGTGATCGAGGACGGCCTCCAGCGAAACCTCATCGCCATCGGAGGTGACGCCTGCACAGCCGTTGCCGCTCGCGATCAGTGGGGGCTGCGGGATGCCGGCGGAAGCAAGGATCTTCTTGCAGACCACCTTGTCGTCCAGGTCGATGGTGTCCCGGTTCACGCGGGGAAGGAGGCGGTGGAACAAGGCGGTCTCCGGCAGGTACGCACACGCCCGCTCGGCAGACACCTCGCGCCTGTACCCGCCGTAGCGGAAGTAGTGGAAGGGCAGGCAGCGCCAACGCGCGGAGACCATCACCAGATCCCCGGCGATACGGGCCATGCTCTTCCGGCCGTTGTCGCGCAGCATCGTGGGGAGGTGCTCGCGTCTCATCTGCCGTACCTGGTACGGGAGGAACCGTAGGCCGGATATGCGGGGGAGAACCCGGGTACGGAACCACTCCTCGCTCATCGCCTGCCGGTGGTTGAAGCCACGGTTCGCAGTGCGGGTCATGTCGCTCCTCCGATGTCTCAGTAGTCCGGGGTTCCGGCGATGGCCAGGGCAAGGACCAGGGTGGTGACGGCGATGACGTAGGCCAGGACCGCTAATTGCTGCTTCATCGGGCGTGCTCGATGTTGTCGGCCGCGGTCGACCAGAGGCGCCTGGTGTTCATGGGGTGTCTACCTGTGGCGTGTCTTCCCACGGGGACCACCCCGAGGAGGCGTCGGCAACATCGCGGCGCCGCTGCAGCTGTCCGAGGGTGCGGCGGGGCACGACGTCAGCGGCATGCACGAGGAACCCACCCCGGTCTCGGATGAGGACACCGAGGCCGGCGAACTGTGCGGTGTCGGCAGCGACATGGGAGAGTGAGCTGACGATGATTCCCCGGATCATCCCGGTGGACAGGGCGGTCGTTATGGCCTGCCAACCGGGCCGCTCGTCGAGCAGCACCGCAGGGTCGGTATCGGACCACGCTCCGGCAACGTGCCAGTGGCGGGCGTCGGCGTAGTGGCGACCGCGCTTCTCGCCGTCTCGGACGGCAGTGGCGGTAGCAGAGCAGGTGTAGACGGCGACGGGTACGTGCCCGAGGCCGCCGATCGGGTTGTTCGGCATGCCCATAAGGCTGCTGCGTAGAGGTACGCGGGCCCAGACACGACCCGTGGCAGCGACGACAGTCCGTGCCGGGTTCCGGTGCCACGGGGCGTGGCAGCGTAGGGCCTGGCGGTCGAGCATGTGCAACGCCCCGTAGTAGTCGGGCAGGTGGCGGCCTGCCGACTGCTACGGGGCGTGGTAGTTGGGCCGCGGGTCAGCGCACCCCGAGGGGGACCCCGGCGACGTTGGCGAGACCGCGGAGACGCCCGACGGAGACTCCGGCGAGCCGGCCGATGATGACGCCGGGGAGCATCTGGTGGCGCACCCAGCCGGGGGCCATCGTGCAGACGGCTTCGAGGGTGTCGGCGGCAGCCTCCCAGCGGCGGCACTCCACGTGGGTGAGGGCAACGTCCAAGCCATAGCGGGCGCGGGTGGCCAGCGGCACGGAGTCGTCCAAGCGGACGGTGTCCATGAGGCGCAGTGCGCCGGAGGTGTCGCCGAGGGCCACGGCGATGCTCATGGCCTGTGTGGCGGCGTACATGGGCCCGTACGGCTGGGCGTGGTCACCGCGGGCGTGCTCATCCCCAATGCGGGCGGCCACAGCGTGGGCCTGGGAGAGGTACTCGCGGGCGCTGTCAGCGCTCGCACCGCCTCGTGATGCGGCCACGGCGGCGTTCGTGACGAGCTGCCCGTACACGCTCAGCCGGTCGGGGTCGTGCTCGCTCATCTTGGGCTCGATCCGGTCGGCCTGCGCCGCGGCAAGGGAGAACCCCTGCGTGGTGCGGCCATCGCGCAGGTTGACCCACGCCGTTGTGGCGGCCAAGTGGGCGTCGCGGAGGTCGTCCCCGGCCTGCACCGCGATCTGGCGGCCGTACGTCAGCGCCGCGTAGGCCAGATCGCGTGAGCCCAGCACGTTGGCGGCCATACCCGCCGTCTGGAAGGTGTCGATCAGGACACCACCAGCGGCCTCTCGCTCAGCGTGGTCGGCGACATCGAACCGGGCCTTTGCCTCGGGGAGGAGCTGGCCCAGGAGCGTCCCGAGCTCGGTGTACCGGCCTGCCCAGTAGGCCTCGTCCGCCCGGCGGACGGCGGCGCGCAGCTCCTCAACGGTGCCCGGCTCGACGTCGGCGGGGATGCCGATGGCAGCGTCATGGGTGGCCGCAGACACCATCCGAAGAGCGGCCCGCTCGTCGCGGTCCATGGACCGGCGGGGTGCCTGCTGGCCGAGGAGTACGGCGATGTCCGTACCGAGGGCGTCGGCAATGGACAGCAGCGACGGGAGCGACGCGGTGCCGCCGCGTTCCAGCTTGCGGACCACACCGACGGACACGGCGGCGGCTTCCGCTAACTGCTCCTGTGTCATCCCGCCGCGCAGCGTCTTCAACCGCTCAGAGGTGGTGTACTCCGACCACTGCATGCTCCAGCACCTCCGTGTGATTGGCCTCATACGGACGGTACTGGCAGGAGCAGTGGGGCCGACAGCCCTTGATCAGCCGCAAGTTGGGGTCACGCGGCAAGAACCGCGCTGACCCCCAAAAGGGCCTCAAGCTCCGCAACAGCCTCGTCCTCATCGGTGGCGTGGACGGTGGTGATTCCCAGCTCCGCGGCCGGCGGAAGGTTCACGGCGTGGTCGTCCACGAACACGCACCGCTCGGCGGGCAGGCCGATGCGGTCCAGGGTCAGCCGATAGATCGCCGGATCAGGCTTGGCCATACCGACCAGCTCGGAGACGACGTGCACATCGAACAGGTCCCAGATTCCGACGTGCTCGTACGGGTTGAACGGGTCCAGGCCGAAGCTGTTGGACAGCAGGGCAATCCGATGACCAGCCGCGCGTGCCGCACGGGCGAGGGCAGCCATCCGGAGAGCCGCGGGCACTCCGGCCCATGCCCGGCCCATCAGGTTCACCGGGTCCACGTGCGCACCCAGGAGAGGGGCGGTCCCTTCGTTCCACTCCTCCTGCCCTATCTCCCCGACCTCGAGGGCCGCGTACAGGCGCTGGCCCTCCGGGTGATCGTTGAGGGTGCTGCGCCACGCCTCAGGGGCCAGCCCTTCGGATACGCACCACGCACGGTGGACGGCGAGAGGGCTGGCGGTGAGCACCCCGGCGAAATCGAGGATCAGGCCGAGCTGTTCACGCCCGTCGACAAGGTCAGTGCTGTGCGGCATCCGGTGGCCGTCCCTTCCACGATTGGTCTCACAAGGGACGCTACCGCGCACCCACACACGCGGAACGTTCAAGAAGGCCCCACTCCTTCCGAGCGTCCGCTCACGGCCTCAGACACGGGTCCACCCTCCCCATCCACGGTGGTTCGGCTCAGCCCTCCTTCCTTGTCCGCCCCCGCACCACCGCCCCCGTACGCTCGGACGCCATCGCCGTCGTCCTCGCCGCCCCGAAGAGCATCGCGGTCTCAATGGCCGCGTCCTCGGAGAGGTCATAGCGGGCGAGTTCGGCGCCGCCCGCCTGGTTACAGACGACGAAGTGCCTGCAGGTGGGCACTTTGCCCCCCGACCAGTAGTGGCGGAACGGGGAAAGTCCGGAATTGACGCAGACGTCGTGGACCCTGAGGCGAGATCCCGTTTCGGAACGACCGTCGCGCGTCGCCCCCGCCTGTCCTAGATGATGTCCGTCGCCGTTACCGGCGTCCTCGGGGAATTCCTCCCGCCCCGCCTGGGACTTTGCCTACCCTTTACGATGGGATCGGGGACACTCCCCCACAACCATCCGCGGACCGGAGACGGTACCGCCGAACGAAAGAAGGAGCAGCAGACCCGCAATGGGTGAACCTCCTAGTCCGAGCCGTGCCACGTCCTGCCCGCAGATGATCGAGCCGGGAGTGGGGGTGGCACGGTGACCGAAGTGCTGCTGCTGCTTCTCGCGCTGGTCCTGACGCTGGCGTGCGCGGTGTTCGTCGCTGCCGAGTTTTCTCTGACCACGGTCGAGCGTAGTGAGCTGGAGCGTGCCGCAGCTGCCGGTGAGCGGGGTGCCGAGGGCGCTCTGAAGGCCGCCAAGCGCCTGACGTTCCAGCTCTCGGGTGCCCAGCTGGGTATCACCGTGACTTCGCTGGTGATCGGCATGCTGGCCGAGCCGTCCGTGTCCGCGCTGCTGCGCGGCCCGCTGCAGGCCGTCGGCCTTCCGGCTGGCGCGGTGTCGACCACAGCAACGCTGCTGGGCGTCGCGATGTCCACCGTCGTCCTGATGGTGGTCGGTGAGCTGGTGCCGAAGAACTGGGCGATCTCCCGGCCGCTGGCCGTGGCCAAGGTCGTCGCCGGCCCGCAGCGAGCCTTCACCGCCGCCTTCGGGCCGCTGATCCGGCACCTGAACAACACCGCGAACCGCCTCGTACGGCGCTTCGGCCTGGAGCCCGCCGAGGAGCTGGCCTCCGCCCGCACCCCGGAGGAGCTGGTCGCGCTGGCCCGGCACTCCGCCCGCGCCGGGGCGATCGAGGCGGACTCCGCCGAGCTGTTCGTCCGTACCCTGCACCTGGCCGAGCTGACCGCCGAGAACGTCATGACCCCGCGCGTCGACGTCCAGGCCCTGGAGCTCCACGCGACCGCGGCCGATGCCGCGGCCCTGACGCTGGCCACGGGCCTGTCCCGTTTCCCCGTCTACCGCGACACCCTCGACGACGTCGTCGGCACCATCCACATCCGCGATGTCCTCGACCTCGACGAGGACGACCGCCTGGTGACGACCGTCGCGGACCTGATGAGCTCCGCGTTGATGGCGCCGCACTCACTGCCCGTCGACATCCTCCTCGGCAGGTTGCGCAAGGCCCACACCATGGCCGTGATCATCGACGAGTACGGCGGCACCGCGGGCGTCGCCACCGTCGAGGACATCGTCGAGGAAGTTGTCGGCTCGGTCCGCGACGAGCACGACCCGTTCGAGGCACCCGACCTCGTCGAAGGCCCCGAGCTGGACGGCCGCAGGGTCTGGGAGGCCGACGGCAGCGTCCGCGTCGACGAGCTGGAGGAACTCGGACTGACCGCGCCCGAAGGCCCGTACGAGACCCTCGCCGGGCTGATCGCG harbors:
- a CDS encoding HAD-IA family hydrolase, producing the protein MPHSTDLVDGREQLGLILDFAGVLTASPLAVHRAWCVSEGLAPEAWRSTLNDHPEGQRLYAALEVGEIGQEEWNEGTAPLLGAHVDPVNLMGRAWAGVPAALRMAALARAARAAGHRIALLSNSFGLDPFNPYEHVGIWDLFDVHVVSELVGMAKPDPAIYRLTLDRIGLPAERCVFVDDHAVNLPPAAELGITTVHATDEDEAVAELEALLGVSAVLAA
- a CDS encoding hemolysin family protein, with protein sequence MTEVLLLLLALVLTLACAVFVAAEFSLTTVERSELERAAAAGERGAEGALKAAKRLTFQLSGAQLGITVTSLVIGMLAEPSVSALLRGPLQAVGLPAGAVSTTATLLGVAMSTVVLMVVGELVPKNWAISRPLAVAKVVAGPQRAFTAAFGPLIRHLNNTANRLVRRFGLEPAEELASARTPEELVALARHSARAGAIEADSAELFVRTLHLAELTAENVMTPRVDVQALELHATAADAAALTLATGLSRFPVYRDTLDDVVGTIHIRDVLDLDEDDRLVTTVADLMSSALMAPHSLPVDILLGRLRKAHTMAVIIDEYGGTAGVATVEDIVEEVVGSVRDEHDPFEAPDLVEGPELDGRRVWEADGSVRVDELEELGLTAPEGPYETLAGLIATRLERIPVEGDTVELDGWELSVLDIDHHRADRVSITAPAQSATDEEQAR
- a CDS encoding sugar-transfer associated ATP-grasp domain-containing protein yields the protein MTRTANRGFNHRQAMSEEWFRTRVLPRISGLRFLPYQVRQMRREHLPTMLRDNGRKSMARIAGDLVMVSARWRCLPFHYFRYGGYRREVSAERACAYLPETALFHRLLPRVNRDTIDLDDKVVCKKILASAGIPQPPLIASGNGCAGVTSDGDEVSLEAVLDHASGSGRVVVKPSRYSSGGSGVVIVRPGEDAFDLVAYAQRWGTWLVEYHVPQHHDLDVLNPYALNTFRVVTLLTEGTAEVLYTMLKLGGVDSTTDNSADGGLQIRVHSDGALDRHGYDRYLNAQTRHQASTVPFAGHKVSHIGEVRELAARCARLFPQVPFIGWDIAVTPGGPVVIEGNSSPSLAHIQRTHGGVAPDLVPALRAVMDRPII
- a CDS encoding helix-turn-helix domain-containing protein encodes the protein MQWSEYTTSERLKTLRGGMTQEQLAEAAAVSVGVVRKLERGGTASLPSLLSIADALGTDIAVLLGQQAPRRSMDRDERAALRMVSAATHDAAIGIPADVEPGTVEELRAAVRRADEAYWAGRYTELGTLLGQLLPEAKARFDVADHAEREAAGGVLIDTFQTAGMAANVLGSRDLAYAALTYGRQIAVQAGDDLRDAHLAATTAWVNLRDGRTTQGFSLAAAQADRIEPKMSEHDPDRLSVYGQLVTNAAVAASRGGASADSAREYLSQAHAVAARIGDEHARGDHAQPYGPMYAATQAMSIAVALGDTSGALRLMDTVRLDDSVPLATRARYGLDVALTHVECRRWEAAADTLEAVCTMAPGWVRHQMLPGVIIGRLAGVSVGRLRGLANVAGVPLGVR